From the genome of Salvia splendens isolate huo1 chromosome 7, SspV2, whole genome shotgun sequence:
ACTTTACAAAATTGATCATAATTTAtctaaatttcatgatttaattaattagttctTATTTATGTTTAGGCGTAGGCAATTTATTACAATGCCGACCAAGTATGCCGCTGACAACTAAATCATTAGTTACTCCATTTACCCGAAAAACAACGATTAATAATTCTTTAGTTGGAAAGCTAATCTTTTCAAATCCATAATAATCTAACCTGCAAAAAGGTggcaaaaaaaatttcaatcaaATAAATGACAGTTAATAACGTCTCATCTATATAACGAAATCAAAGAAAACAAGGTTATTCAGAATTTATAGCAATATTTCAATGCCCTAATTTCAGCCTTAAAAAAAGCTGCCACCTTAAACAACAAgaacaaaatataaacaagaTCTTTGCCAACATACACATTTCCACTGCAAGTCAGATTTAACCTACAATTACATCAACCTTGAATCAGTCGAAATAATGACAAACTCTACATGTTTTTTTCAGTAGCTGTTAGGCCTTGGCTGAGCTAAAGCACTATATGGCACAGGAGACGGACAACAAGTGTGGGGCTGTGGTTCTACCTGTGACAAGCAGCATCGATCCTAGAGTCATCTGCTCTCCATCAATACCAGTGCCAGGTTCATCTTGACACGACACATCATAAGAATTGTAGTTTGTTCCATGTATTAGTCATCCTTTTTTTGTTCTGCGGGTACACAAGAGTTGGCGTCCTCTTCAACAGAAAGGTTCCCGTCAGTCGCTTGTGTGGATTGCGAAGGATTGGCAGCAGTGTCTTTTGCATCATCAGGGGATTCTCCACTTTCAGTCTTGCAAGTATCTGCAGGCTCATCGGTGGAGGCTGGGGAAGCAGCTGGTTTGTCGGGTTGATCCACTAATTCCACCTGCAGTTCGCCATTGGGTAGAGATGGGAGTTGGTCTGCATCTGATGAGTCTGCGGTATTCGAGAGCCGAGGGTTTTCAAAGGAATCGGAATTCTCCCTCCACTCGACCCACTCGGTTGGTTTGTCAGATGAACTTGTCTGACTTTCTCCGGGACCATCCAACAATTCAGTAGGCATGTCATCAGCAGCATTTGATTTCTGTTCAGAAGGTTCAGATACAGCAGTATCTGCCAAGTCCTCATCTTCCTCGACAACGACATTATCAGCTCCTCCAACATCATCATGACCATCAGTGTTGGGGGACGAAGAAGCAACAGGAGCAGTGTCACGCTCACCAGCAGTTCTCCCATCTTCAAATGCAAACCAATTGGAGTTTGTAAACAGAGATCCACTGCAAACAAGATCAAAAATCAACACGAGTCCTTGCTATTTTGttcaagaaaatatttaaattaatatcaGATGAATATTCAGATATATTCCTTTAATGGAGACAAAAAAGTGACAATCAACTTTCATCAATCTTTGAACTCGTGGAAGAAAATTCAACTGTGCAAGTTCAACTACTTACTTTTCCTGGTTATCGCCCAACCTAAGTGAAGAAATAACAACTTCAGCAGATTCATCGTCAAAGTAAACATCCTGAAAAAGTTATTATAAAGATTAAATTTGACGATGTtgatatgataaaataaaaggacAGAAATATGACTACTAATGGTAGTGCATAATTGGCACAGATATAAGTCCAAGATAGAGAGAGAAGAATATAGCAGAAACTAAATTCTCAAGGTATTCAATGCTGACAAAATTTCCTTCTATGACACCCAATGAGGACCCGATCTACAAGTCACTAAATACGACTAATAATCAAGACATAATTCTCAGTCATATGAATACCTCATCATCCCGCTCGATAGAACCCTGAGCCTGCAAAAAGCAAACAAATAAACTATTCAGCCAATGGTACATTTTAGCCTTTTAGAGCATCTATTTACTTCTAATCTTCTGGTGAGAACCAATGATAAAACAGAACAGTAGCAGATAAATAACTAAAACAAACCTCCTCAATGCCATCATTACTGTAGATTCCATATTGGAAGGCCTGGCTCAAATTATTCGCCAAAGCTGCAACATCATAATCTCTATCTTGGTAATCATCTTCATCACTATCTCTATTCCTATCCTGAAGTGCAGTGGGCCGCCTGCATAATCAGAGCAATGCCGCATCCATTACATGAGTTTGAGATATAGCTAAATAGACTATGCAATTTCAAAATGCTGTAGTCCAAAGGAATAATGCTGAAACAAGACCATATTCAAAAGAACTAGAGTCAACATGGGCATAGATGCAACTATGAGCAAAGCCACTTAGGGTAGTACCAATGCAATAACTCAGTTTCTCATGCATAGTCCATTTAGCTAATAACTATATCTCTCCATGCAAAGATGCAGAGACCCAAATTATTAACACTAACCCGCACGCCCACTGGAGGACATTCTCCACAGCGTTGCGCTTAACTAGGACATTTGTTTGCCAATCAACCCAATCACTATTCTCCTGCCAATGAAAAGGTAACAAATAACTTTCTTAAAAAATGTATCAGAAACTCAACAACATTGATGCCAAGCAAGATTCAAAATATAGTGAAAGATTGCCATTAAAAGTCTCCCTATACAGGCCCACACAAGGATAAAAACAATGCTACTTTGTTAAGATATATGGGTACCAGAAAAAAAAGGTCAAAGAAAGAAAGAACAAAGGCCATTTAAAAGTTAGGAAAGCATAACAGTACATCTTGGAGATAAGTTTAAGCCAACAGACAACTATGCCGCCTTCCAGTTGAAGATTGTCATTGGCCAGGAGACAGGGGTGTTTGAAAGCAGCTGTGAAAATTAACAGAAAAATGCAATAATAGACAATCAATAAAGATTGGACAAACCTGCAGAAATGTCTGTATGTCACTGTTCCTATTCCCCAATTGGACAAGTTTATTAGCAATTCGGGTTAGGTGACCAATATTCCCTATCCTGGGAGGTTCTCTTCCCTCCGCAGATACAGTAGGCTGCAAATACATTAATAAAGTTCAATTTTAAGGATGATTTTATTCTTTACCCCATATATAGAAGCCCAAACAATAAAAAAAGGCAGGAAGCAAATTGATAGACACCCTACAAGTTTGAACTGAGTATCAAATAATTACCTTGCTCGTATCAACAGTCAAAGTGAAGTTTTTTTCGGCTTCAAGAATCCTCCCAACGAGATCACAATCACGAAGCAGATGATCCACAAACTGAGGGTTCTTACTCTCGAGGCAAGATAGTACAATGAGTTCCACGTGATGATGCAAGAAATTATTGAATGGATACCTAAAAATAGAGAGTGATCAGATTTCTCATTCTCAATCGAAGTTATTAGCAGAAGATGGAATTAGGTAAATGACGTACTCGAAAAACAATTCCAGAATACGCTTCACAGCACCCAGCCGGATTAATTCCGTTTCTGCAACTTCATAGCTAACAGAGACCAAGACTGAAATGAACTCTATAATCTACAAGATCCATCATTGTTCAAAATGAGATTTTGGTTCATCAGCATTGATTAATTATCTTATTAAGACATAATGTAATATGACAGAGATACAAGAACGAATTAATATAGAGATGCAGCCAAGTGAAGTATATACAGAATGCAAAATGAGATTTgcagttatttatttattggacACAGAACATTATCAAAGAATCAACATCTGACACCAAACACTCCTTGAACAACAAAAGAAGTACCTTCAAACGACACTTTCCTAGAGGGGGTTGCAATTTGCCATAAGTAGTTAGCAAGATATGATCCTCTGTTGAAATATCCAAAAGCTTGAGCAAATCACCTGCCAAACAAACCAGTAGAGTTATCAAGCCAATCCCTAATAAACATTTGATAGCGACTAATACCACGCTTTTCACAGAATCTACTCATATAAGCGTATTTGAATGGAGACAATAAACAAACGAGCCACGCATTTTGATTGTAACTTTGTCATGAATCCATAATGGTCTACAGAAAGAAAAGACTGGAGTGGAAGCTTTCACTTGTTAGTACAACCAatgaaatctgagaactaaccTAGTCCATCTAGCATGCCTCTGACAGTCTCAGGGCTAGCAGCAGTTTCTGATCCATGTGTCATTTGACGGGTATACATGTAATACGTTCCTGAAGTTAGCCTCTTGGGATCTAGCAATGATATACAGACGGACAGCAAGTTAACCAAAACAGATTTCGGCCGCGAGTCCTCCAGAGCGTGTCGGAACAGTCTTTCGATGAAACTGTGTCAACAATTGGTTCCAACCAAGATAAGAAAACAATGTGACGTGGGAAACCAAGAACCAAAACAGGTATAGACAAATGGACCTTGGGCTGGAGATTTTTGAAG
Proteins encoded in this window:
- the LOC121811408 gene encoding serine/threonine-protein phosphatase 6 regulatory subunit 1-like, with product MFWRMAGLSTASPVDTILDKDDFTLEELLDEDEIIQECKALNGRLINFLRERANVKQLVQYIVEEPPVGAEKERTFKLPFVACEIFTCEVDIILKALIEDEELMDMLFSFLEPERPHSTLLAGYFSKVVVCLLLRKTTTLTNYIRDHQDIIKRLVDLIGITSIMEVLIRLIGADEHIYTNCADSMQWLEDMNVLEMIVDKYSSSDCPEIHANASETLCAISRYAPSGLASKISSPSFIERLFRHALEDSRPKSVLVNLLSVCISLLDPKRLTSGTYYMYTRQMTHGSETAASPETVRGMLDGLGDLLKLLDISTEDHILLTTYGKLQPPLGKCRLKIIEFISVLVSVSYEVAETELIRLGAVKRILELFFEYPFNNFLHHHVELIVLSCLESKNPQFVDHLLRDCDLVGRILEAEKNFTLTVDTSKPTVSAEGREPPRIGNIGHLTRIANKLVQLGNRNSDIQTFLQENSDWVDWQTNVLVKRNAVENVLQWACGRPTALQDRNRDSDEDDYQDRDYDVAALANNLSQAFQYGIYSNDGIEEAQGSIERDDEDVYFDDESAEVVISSLRLGDNQENGSLFTNSNWFAFEDGRTAGERDTAPVASSSPNTDGHDDVGGADNVVVEEDEDLADTAVSEPSEQKSNAADDMPTELLDGPGESQTSSSDKPTEWVEWRENSDSFENPRLSNTADSSDADQLPSLPNGELQVELVDQPDKPAASPASTDEPADTCKTESGESPDDAKDTAANPSQSTQATDGNLSVEEDANSCVPAEQKKDD